The following are encoded in a window of Acropora muricata isolate sample 2 chromosome 6, ASM3666990v1, whole genome shotgun sequence genomic DNA:
- the LOC136920666 gene encoding melatonin receptor type 1B-like — protein MSSGAKWWLEFVFTSVVFLLGLIGNIFVLIIVLQRETRKTINVIFVTCLACADLVLVSGSLISILEQLKIIIPCSLQAFTMTLVTTGYNAGLFSITSMAIHRCYVITHPWGPKLKRRKALIWVSLVWLIAFTLTIPIMIVLKPTQNGSCLEVWPLKGLSQAYTITLMSVQFFCPLIITAICYIKIWLFLRRRPVIAQRRLRTGESTTREETTRESIVILKTVAVIVVLFLVLLLPLQVAWMLLDFKHISFDELWFVSELLIKLHSCVNPIVYGIMNKQYRQSYIKLLSPMLGLCCHHPSTGSTTRQAPLQPRGQN, from the coding sequence ATGTCCAGCGGAGCAAAGTGGTGGCTTGAATTTGTATTCACGTCTGTGGTATTCTTGCTTGGGCTCATTGGCAACATATTTGTCCTCATCATTGTGCTCCAAAGAGAAACCAGGAAAACAATCAACGTTATATTCGTCACTTGTCTAGCATGTGCTGATTTAGTGCTAGTATCCGGGTCGCTGATTTCCATCCtcgaacaacttaaaataatCATTCCTTGCTCATTGCAGGCATTCACTATGACACTTGTTACAACAGGATACAATGCAGGACTTTTCTCCATTACATCGATGGCCATACATCGATGCTATGTAATCACTCATCCATGGGGACCCAAACTAAAAAGAAGGAAGGCACTGATTTGGGTTTCACTGGTGTGGTTGATAGCTTTTACTTTGACGATACCtattatgattgttttaaaGCCAACACAGAACGGCAGCTGTCTGGAAGTTTGGCCCTTAAAAGGTTTGAGCCAAGCATATACCATCACATTGATGAGTGTTCAGTTCTTTTGTCCACTTATCATAACAGCGATTTGTTACATAAAGATTTGGCTCTTCTTACGTAGACGACCCGTGATCGCACAAAGAAGATTGAGAACAGGCGAAAGTACTACACGAGAAGAAACCACTCGAGAGAGTATTGTGATTTTGAAAACTGTAGCAGTTAttgttgtattgtttttggTTCTTTTATTACCATTGCAAGTTGCTTGGATGCTGCTCGATTTCAAACATATTTCCTTTGACGAGCTCTGGTTTGTATCAGAACTGCTTATAAAACTGCATAGCTGTGTAAATCCCATCGTGTACGGTATTATGAACAAACAATATCGTCAAAGTTACATTAAGTTGTTATCGCCAATGTTGGGTCTCTGTTGTCATCATCCCTCAACCGGATCGACTACAAGGCAGGCACCATTGCAACCtcggggacaaaattaa